A genomic stretch from Gossypium arboreum isolate Shixiya-1 unplaced genomic scaffold, ASM2569848v2 Contig00231, whole genome shotgun sequence includes:
- the LOC128288554 gene encoding 30S ribosomal protein S7, chloroplastic-like — MSRRGTAEEKTAKSDPIYRNRLVNMLVNRILKHGKKSLAYQIIYRALKKIQKKTKTNPLSVLRQAIRGVTPDIAVKARRVGRSTHQVPIEIGSTQGNALAIRWLLGASQKRPGRNMAFKLSSELVDAAKGGDAIRKKEETHRMAEANRAFAHFR; from the coding sequence ATGTCACGTCGAGGTACTGCAGAAGAAAAAACTGCAAAATCCGATCCAATTTATCGTAATCGATTAGTTAACATGTTGGTTAACCGTATTCTGAAACACGGAAAAAAATCATTAGCTTATCAAATTATCTATCGAGCCTTGAAAAAGATTCAAAAAAAGACAAAAACAAATCCACTATCTGTTTTACGTCAAGCAATACGTGGAGTAACTCCTGATATAGCAGTAAAAGCAAGACGTGTAGGCAGATCGACTCATCAAGTTCCCATTGAAATAGGATCCACACAAGGAAACGCACTTGCCATTCGTTGGTTATTAGGGGCATCCCAAAAACGTCCGGGTCGAAATATGGCTTTTAAATTAAGTTCCGAATTAGTGGATGCTGCCAAAGGAGGCGATGCCATACGCAAAAAGGAAGAGACTCATAGAATGGCAGAGGCAAATAGAGCTTTTGCACATTTTCGTTAA